One part of the Sorangiineae bacterium MSr11954 genome encodes these proteins:
- a CDS encoding sigma 54-interacting transcriptional regulator: protein MADEEGANESSIETLIHDRGMQAVRRHHPRLRWTDASGPHELVVRDVSIVGSSQRAQLRVDDRTVSRLHAELELKPDGLWVRDLGSRNGTFVQDVLVSMARIPDNGVLRVGFTQLAMDRAPEDAVVHLWPTDRFGPLIGTSTALRELFASLARIAATDSSVFIQGETGTGKELVARAIHDASPRRDGPFVVVDCAAMSEHRLVEVELFGCVKGAFEGADAREGALESAHGGTLFLDEIGELPLAIQPKLLRALDSREVKRVGETTARTIDVRFVSASHRDLQKMANTRAFREDLYFRLAVLPVRVPPLRERMEDIPLLASHFAARIGGALEPPLLEEMSQMPWFGNVRELRNFVERAIALGAHRALDMATTPAPRMETAYKEFRERWIEFGEREYLRKLLDRHGRQVASAAQEAGLDRTYLYRLLRKHTL, encoded by the coding sequence ATGGCCGACGAGGAGGGGGCGAACGAGAGCAGCATCGAAACGCTGATTCACGATCGCGGGATGCAAGCCGTTCGGCGTCACCATCCCCGGCTCCGTTGGACGGACGCGAGCGGGCCGCACGAGCTCGTGGTTCGCGACGTGTCCATCGTGGGCAGCTCCCAGCGCGCGCAGCTGCGCGTGGACGACCGTACCGTCTCGCGACTGCACGCCGAGCTGGAGCTCAAGCCGGACGGGCTCTGGGTTCGCGATCTCGGAAGTCGCAATGGCACCTTCGTGCAGGACGTTCTGGTGTCGATGGCGCGCATTCCGGACAATGGCGTGCTGCGCGTCGGGTTCACCCAGCTGGCCATGGACCGCGCCCCCGAGGACGCCGTCGTTCACCTTTGGCCAACGGATCGATTCGGTCCGCTGATCGGCACGAGCACGGCGCTGCGGGAGCTGTTCGCGTCGCTCGCGCGCATCGCGGCCACGGACAGCAGCGTCTTCATCCAAGGCGAAACGGGGACGGGCAAGGAGCTCGTGGCGCGCGCCATCCACGACGCTTCACCCCGGCGCGACGGCCCCTTCGTGGTCGTCGATTGCGCAGCCATGTCCGAGCACCGCCTGGTGGAGGTCGAGCTCTTTGGTTGCGTCAAGGGGGCGTTCGAGGGCGCGGACGCGCGCGAGGGTGCGCTCGAATCGGCCCATGGTGGCACGCTCTTTCTGGACGAAATCGGTGAGCTCCCCCTGGCGATTCAGCCGAAGCTCCTTCGCGCGCTGGACTCCCGCGAGGTCAAACGCGTCGGTGAGACCACGGCCCGCACGATCGACGTGCGCTTCGTCTCGGCGTCGCATCGGGATCTCCAGAAGATGGCCAACACGCGCGCCTTCCGGGAAGATCTCTATTTCCGGCTGGCCGTTCTTCCGGTGCGCGTCCCCCCGCTGCGCGAGCGCATGGAGGATATCCCTCTTTTGGCGAGCCACTTTGCCGCGCGCATCGGCGGCGCCCTCGAGCCGCCGTTGCTCGAGGAGATGAGCCAGATGCCTTGGTTTGGAAACGTCCGCGAGCTCCGCAATTTCGTGGAGCGCGCCATCGCGCTCGGCGCGCACCGCGCCCTCGATATGGCGACCACCCCGGCGCCCCGCATGGAGACCGCCTACAAGGAGTTTCGCGAGCGCTGGATCGAATTTGGAGAGCGCGAGTATCTGCGCAAACTGCTGGACCGGCACGGACGGCAGGTGGCGAGCGCCGCGCAAGAGGCGGGGCTCGATCGAACGTACCTGTACCGCCTCCTTCGCAAACACACGCTCTGA
- a CDS encoding serine/threonine protein kinase encodes MESRIRSIQERPEARGSDLVSSQRQRIGGGRAFDKYHLILELGQGGMSRVHVAVVRGPGGFNKLQAIKRLLPTLSEDREFREMFMEEARLSAKLNHSNIVQINEVGFDGTHPFMAMEYLEGQSLDAIARRARVTNDPEFTIAMHLRIIADACAGLHYAHELTGIDGKPLGIVHRDVSPHNVFVTCAGQVKVLDFGIAKAADTSVHTRTGVLKGKCSYMSPEQFGAKHVDRRADVFSLGVMVWQAITRKRLWKGLSEAEIFQRMALRRIPSPLAVDPDLPPALVAICDRALAFYPAERYRTAAELADAIDAYLSGLPHVESARDIGKYVSSVFGESLAKIKADIETELRKLESVKMAEVPAGLDPDEPSPADPMAPPLPEEPDAPVAPAASAARKGRVRAAAVLALAGIGAAGYPLWRELHQVAPPPVAIHDSTADTVTVPTTKREEPRTFRDETPAPPEEARPSVRPSAQPPALSADARANDAKANPAKTARPARNVPARAAPAAPVLPSSPSSPPASSAAPAPAIVPPAPAPAPAGGKPPLDRNPWSD; translated from the coding sequence ATGGAGTCTCGAATCCGTTCGATCCAGGAAAGGCCCGAGGCTCGCGGGAGCGATCTCGTCTCGAGCCAGCGCCAGAGGATTGGCGGCGGGCGCGCGTTCGACAAGTATCATCTGATTCTCGAGCTTGGTCAGGGAGGGATGAGCCGCGTTCATGTGGCGGTCGTTCGCGGCCCCGGTGGCTTCAACAAGCTCCAAGCCATCAAGCGGCTCCTGCCTACATTGTCGGAAGATCGCGAGTTTCGCGAGATGTTCATGGAAGAGGCGCGCCTCTCCGCCAAGCTCAATCATTCCAACATCGTCCAGATCAACGAAGTGGGTTTCGACGGGACACACCCGTTCATGGCGATGGAGTACCTGGAGGGTCAATCGCTGGACGCGATCGCGCGCCGGGCGCGTGTCACGAATGATCCCGAGTTCACGATTGCGATGCACCTGCGCATCATCGCCGATGCGTGCGCAGGGTTGCATTATGCACACGAGCTCACCGGCATCGATGGCAAACCGCTCGGCATCGTGCATCGCGACGTGTCTCCGCACAATGTCTTCGTCACCTGCGCGGGGCAGGTCAAGGTGCTCGACTTCGGAATTGCCAAGGCGGCCGATACATCGGTGCACACGCGCACCGGGGTGCTCAAAGGGAAGTGCTCGTACATGTCGCCCGAGCAGTTCGGGGCCAAACACGTCGATCGCCGGGCCGACGTCTTCTCCCTCGGGGTGATGGTCTGGCAGGCGATCACCCGCAAGCGCCTGTGGAAGGGGCTGTCGGAGGCCGAAATCTTTCAGCGCATGGCGCTGCGGCGGATCCCTTCGCCCCTGGCGGTGGATCCCGATCTGCCCCCGGCGCTCGTGGCCATCTGCGATCGCGCGCTCGCGTTCTACCCCGCGGAGCGCTATCGAACGGCCGCGGAGCTCGCCGATGCCATCGATGCCTATTTGAGCGGATTGCCGCACGTGGAGAGCGCGCGCGATATCGGCAAGTACGTGAGCTCCGTGTTTGGCGAAAGCTTGGCCAAGATAAAGGCGGATATCGAGACGGAGCTCCGCAAGCTCGAGAGCGTGAAGATGGCGGAGGTCCCCGCCGGCCTCGATCCCGACGAGCCTTCGCCGGCCGACCCCATGGCGCCGCCTTTGCCCGAGGAGCCGGATGCGCCCGTCGCACCGGCGGCATCCGCCGCGCGCAAGGGACGCGTTCGCGCGGCGGCCGTGCTCGCGCTGGCGGGGATTGGCGCTGCGGGATACCCGCTTTGGCGGGAGCTGCACCAGGTCGCGCCGCCGCCCGTGGCCATCCACGATTCGACGGCGGACACGGTCACCGTTCCGACGACGAAGCGTGAAGAGCCGCGAACGTTTCGCGACGAGACGCCGGCTCCTCCCGAAGAAGCGCGGCCTTCGGTACGGCCGTCCGCGCAGCCGCCGGCGCTCTCCGCCGATGCAAGGGCAAACGACGCAAAGGCAAATCCCGCCAAGACGGCGCGTCCCGCGCGAAATGTCCCGGCCCGAGCGGCCCCCGCTGCGCCGGTTTTGCCCTCGTCGCCATCGAGCCCTCCGGCGTCCTCCGCGGCGCCCGCACCTGCGATCGTACCGCCCGCACCCGCGCCTGCACCGGCGGGTGGCAAGCCGCCTCTCGATCGCAATCCTTGGAGCGATTGA
- a CDS encoding acetylserotonin O-methyltransferase, translating into MGGEGPLGGRGARPLHGAGRGPHALDELTARLELHPRAARNFLDTLVALRFLDREGVHYRNTPVASIFLDRGKPETDVTGLLEIAGTWWYDSWRNLTKALRTGEPQIDVTAGESNSFEALYADPQRMEKFQRAMHGASLGATLALVDEFPWSKYRTVADIGSASGTMLRGLLGRHAHLRGVGFDLPPLAPAFHRAAARAGLSDRLTFSAGDFFTDPLPSADVLSFGHILHDWDLTTKRMLLAKAFDALPPGGAVIVYDAMIDPGRSENVFGLLLSLHVMMENPKAFAYTGAECLGWLADAGFCDGCVAHLSGPESMAIGFKPSTA; encoded by the coding sequence TTGGGAGGCGAGGGTCCTCTCGGCGGCCGTGGAGCTCGGCCTCTTCACGGCGCTGGCCGAGGGCCCCACGCGCTCGACGAGCTCACGGCGCGCCTCGAGCTGCACCCGCGCGCCGCGCGCAATTTCCTCGATACGTTGGTCGCGCTGCGCTTCCTCGATCGCGAGGGCGTCCATTATCGAAATACGCCCGTCGCGAGCATCTTCCTCGATCGCGGCAAACCCGAGACCGACGTCACCGGCCTGCTCGAAATCGCCGGCACCTGGTGGTACGATAGCTGGCGAAACCTCACCAAGGCGCTGCGCACAGGCGAGCCCCAAATCGACGTGACCGCCGGCGAGAGCAACTCCTTCGAAGCCTTGTACGCCGATCCCCAACGGATGGAGAAATTCCAGCGCGCAATGCACGGCGCCTCGCTCGGCGCCACCTTGGCGCTGGTCGACGAGTTCCCATGGTCCAAATACCGCACGGTGGCCGACATCGGCTCGGCGTCGGGCACCATGCTGCGCGGGCTCCTCGGCCGCCACGCGCACCTGCGCGGCGTCGGGTTCGATCTTCCCCCGCTCGCGCCGGCCTTTCACCGCGCGGCGGCGCGCGCGGGGTTGTCGGATCGCCTCACGTTCTCGGCCGGGGACTTCTTCACCGATCCGCTCCCCTCGGCCGACGTTCTTTCCTTTGGGCACATCTTGCATGATTGGGATTTGACGACCAAACGAATGCTGCTCGCGAAGGCCTTCGACGCCCTGCCGCCCGGGGGCGCCGTGATCGTCTACGACGCCATGATCGACCCCGGGCGCTCGGAGAATGTCTTCGGTTTGCTTTTGAGCCTCCACGTGATGATGGAGAACCCCAAAGCGTTCGCCTACACCGGCGCGGAATGTCTTGGATGGCTGGCCGACGCAGGCTTCTGCGATGGCTGCGTCGCGCACCTCAGCGGGCCGGAATCGATGGCCATCGGCTTCAAACCATCGACTGCTTGA